One region of Brachyhypopomus gauderio isolate BG-103 chromosome 9, BGAUD_0.2, whole genome shotgun sequence genomic DNA includes:
- the LOC143523504 gene encoding uncharacterized protein LOC143523504 isoform X1 codes for MQTDHDDDDPLPCHEHDYCVSNEPAALDLSLNENEELREEISRLRKQIEDLTVSSKFCLERFSASDDDIRFFTRFANHAHLMGFWKQIEPATHNIIRVTSARTVEKTDQVPDSASTTVLSVIKRS; via the exons atgcagactgaccatgatgatgatgaccccttaccgtgtcatgaacatgactactgcgtcagtaatgagcctgctgcgcttgatctctccctcaatgaaaatgaagagctacgcgaggagatatcaaggctccgaaaacaaatcgaagacttaactgtcagcagcaagttctgtttggagcggttttctgcctctgatgacgacatacgattctttaccag atttgcaaaccatgcccacctgatgggcttttggaagcaaatagagccagccacccacaacatcatacgggttacaagcgcacggactgttgagaagactgatcaggtccctgaCTCTGCCAGtacaacg gtgctatcagtgataaagagatcttaa
- the LOC143522390 gene encoding TOG array regulator of axonemal microtubules protein 1-like, giving the protein MWLKRAGTSSFLQVLHLRSAVSRMAVVSLRELYSSLQKGMDQEVEATAKVLLHKAAESNAFIRQDVDTALDSMVQNCTPIRSMNALLAGGLCHLNAAVRKCAARHLATLVEKIGAERIIPAVSKLAQDSSQETRRLGRRMLLFLSSHHDFDKMVEKYIPAKDLATIRDTVHTLKSKTCS; this is encoded by the exons atgtggctgaaacgagctggaacgtcgtctttcctgcaggtgctgcacctgcgctctgccgtgtcccgcatggcggtggtgtccttgagggagttgtactccagcctgcagaaagggatggaccaggaagtggaggctacagctaaggtcctcctccacaaagcagcggagtccaatgccttcatcaggcaggacgtggacacagctctggacagcatggtgcagaactgcacccccattcggagcatgaacgcccttctcgctggaggactctg tcatctgaatgctgcagtaagaaagtgtgctgctcggcacttggctactttggtagagaagattggtgcagagcgaattattcctgcagtctccaagttggcacaggactcttcccaagaaaccag gcgcttgggccggcgtatgctgctgttcctgtcctcccaccatgactttgataagatggtggaaaagtacatccctgccaaagacctggcaaccatcagggacactgtccacactctgaaatccaag acctgcagctga
- the LOC143523504 gene encoding uncharacterized protein LOC143523504 isoform X2, whose product MQTDHDDDDPLPCHEHDYCVSNEPAALDLSLNENEELREEISRLRKQIEDLTVSSKFCLERFSASDDDIRFFTRFANHAHLMGFWKQIEPATHNIIRVTSARTVEKTDQVPDSASTTVL is encoded by the exons atgcagactgaccatgatgatgatgaccccttaccgtgtcatgaacatgactactgcgtcagtaatgagcctgctgcgcttgatctctccctcaatgaaaatgaagagctacgcgaggagatatcaaggctccgaaaacaaatcgaagacttaactgtcagcagcaagttctgtttggagcggttttctgcctctgatgacgacatacgattctttaccag atttgcaaaccatgcccacctgatgggcttttggaagcaaatagagccagccacccacaacatcatacgggttacaagcgcacggactgttgagaagactgatcaggtccctgaCTCTGCCAGtacaacg gttctttaa
- the LOC143522389 gene encoding uncharacterized protein LOC143522389 — protein MSFYPRTTDQPRPGQEQNHFKDTPGFTTHGVPYNPQATVIHTDPCGPAPFPHRRTAGPSDVGHVNIPVEGPLHTGEVGSSRCSKLPVLTSRTRVTRSGLMRPSPPTITMLPPLPKPAGREPLRAFRPAKGVQRDTSPRRRDPGPWRDSTVEALQEEKPGRNLHLDLALIHDPDEEPVDKEEVSKYDEMMFPSADATFAFISVVKDINIVLAL, from the exons atgagtttttaccccaggacaactgaccagccaaggcctggacaggaacagaaccacttcaaagacacaccaggttttaccactcatg gtgtgccctacaacccccaagcgacagtgatccacacggatccctgtggaccagcacccttccctcacagaaggacggcgggaccctcagatgtcggccatgttaacatccctgtagaaggaccactccacactg gtgaagttggctccagcaggtgttctaaactgcctgtgctcacttcacgcacgagagtgaccaggtcaggactgatgaggccttctccgcccaccatcacaatgttgcctccactccccaaacctgctggccgagagccactccgtgccttcaggcctgccaaag GAGTGCAGCGAGATACAAGCCCTCGGCGCAGAGACCCGGGCCCGTGGAGGGACAGTACTG tggaagccctgcaggaggagaagcCTGGCAGGAACCTCCACCTGGACCTCGCCCTCATACATGACCCAGATGAGGAGCCAGtggacaaggaggag GTGTCCAAATATGATGAGATGATGTTTCCTTCTGCTGATGCTACATTTGCGTTTATCTCAGTTGTTAAGGATATCAACATAGTCCTAGCACTATGA
- the LOC143523503 gene encoding TOG array regulator of axonemal microtubules protein 2-like, whose translation MLSKHDCKVNLYALEALQKIITLLRDNLVQVVYILVPAIVDNHLNSKNNAIYMATIVAIQALINNLELVRELYPCKPQLVEQKVLPLLWYLLGTSSNSGTVHGRGRSVRGATVHLCQALHAHMGPALLDCAASQPSNIRKSLREFVKNLPIN comes from the exons atgctttcaaagcacgactgcaaggttaacctctatgccttggaggccttacagaagataatcacactgctcagagacaacctggtccaagtggtctacatcttagtcccagctatagtggacaatcacctcaactccaagaataacgccatctacatggcaacaatagttgccattcaagctctcatcaataaccttg agctggttagggaactctacccctgcaagccacaactggttgagcagaaggtgcttcctctgctctggtacctcctggggacctccagcaacagtggtacggtccacgggaggggtagaagcgtgagaggggccactgtccacctatgccaagcccttcatgcccacatgggtccggcgctgctggactgcgctgcttcccaaccttccaatatccgcaagagcctaagagagtttgtgaagaacctcccgatcaactga